From Parasphaerochaeta coccoides DSM 17374, a single genomic window includes:
- the rbr gene encoding rubrerythrin: MELKGSKTEINLKTAFAGESQARTKYTFYAAKARKDGYVQIANLFDETADNEKEHAKLWFKLLHGDDVPETAINLQDAADGEHYEWTDMYAGFAKIAEEEGFKRIAAMFRGVAAIEKHHEERYLDLLKNVKDGLVFSRDGEQIWKCINCGHVHVGKKAPQVCPVCAHPQAYFELVAKNY, from the coding sequence ATGGAGTTGAAGGGAAGCAAGACTGAAATAAATTTGAAAACAGCTTTTGCCGGTGAATCCCAGGCTCGCACAAAATATACGTTCTATGCAGCGAAGGCACGCAAGGATGGTTATGTTCAGATTGCGAATCTATTTGATGAGACCGCTGACAATGAGAAGGAACATGCCAAACTGTGGTTTAAACTTCTCCACGGTGATGATGTCCCAGAGACGGCAATCAATCTCCAGGATGCCGCCGATGGTGAACACTATGAGTGGACTGACATGTATGCTGGTTTTGCCAAGATTGCGGAAGAAGAAGGCTTCAAGCGCATTGCAGCCATGTTCCGTGGAGTCGCCGCCATTGAGAAACACCATGAGGAGAGATACCTCGACCTGCTGAAGAACGTCAAGGACGGTCTTGTGTTCTCCCGTGACGGAGAGCAGATTTGGAAGTGCATCAACTGCGGACATGTCCATGTAGGGAAGAAAGCCCCTCAGGTATGTCCTGTGTGCGCTCATCCCCAGGCATATTTCGAACTGGTCGCCAAGAACTATTAA
- a CDS encoding LuxR C-terminal-related transcriptional regulator: MEQLDMAKNRQKLFGVILLCVALMILAANLMYGHFFKPGGIDANFFTLDIIVLVSSLPIIMVTCLWESIVFEIIQCIILYCLGAIAIFININSFRGWGLFTLSVSLAYLYHFLDRRFLLKTLVPLSILICLGVTGEWYEGIPFFSGLYFFIIIFFFVLLGSIVFFIVDEKKRKMRALEAAIENQNAMLHKLSFQTPDSVIREIEDTKQAMVTLTLKEKQLLEVYCNSQGSLKNKELADILETTENSIKSSFLRIRKKLGVNSRAQLCVRYHEMGEEVGVSEIIGK, from the coding sequence ATGGAACAACTGGATATGGCCAAGAACCGACAAAAATTATTTGGTGTGATATTGTTGTGTGTCGCGCTAATGATATTAGCTGCAAATCTGATGTATGGTCATTTTTTCAAACCCGGTGGAATCGATGCTAATTTTTTTACACTGGATATTATTGTATTGGTCAGCTCATTGCCGATAATCATGGTAACATGTCTTTGGGAAAGCATTGTTTTCGAGATAATTCAATGTATCATTTTGTATTGCTTGGGTGCAATTGCCATTTTTATTAATATCAACTCATTCCGGGGATGGGGACTGTTTACTTTATCAGTGTCCCTCGCATATTTATATCATTTTCTTGATAGGCGATTCTTACTAAAGACGCTTGTTCCGTTGAGTATCCTTATATGTCTGGGTGTGACAGGAGAATGGTATGAAGGTATTCCATTTTTCTCAGGATTATATTTTTTCATAATCATCTTTTTCTTCGTTTTATTAGGAAGCATAGTTTTTTTCATAGTAGACGAAAAGAAGAGGAAAATGCGCGCTTTGGAAGCAGCTATTGAAAATCAGAATGCAATGCTTCACAAGCTATCATTCCAAACACCGGATTCCGTGATAAGGGAAATTGAGGACACCAAACAGGCAATGGTTACATTAACCCTGAAGGAAAAACAATTACTTGAGGTTTATTGCAACAGTCAAGGAAGCCTTAAAAACAAGGAGCTTGCTGATATTCTTGAGACGACAGAAAATTCTATAAAGAGTTCATTCCTTAGGATTAGAAAAAAGTTAGGAGTAAATTCCCGTGCCCAATTGTGCGTTCGGTATCATGAAATGGGGGAAGAAGTCGGAGTATCCGAAATAATCGGTAAGTGA
- a CDS encoding Fur family transcriptional regulator, which translates to METEKNRRKTIQRQLVYDTVCRRCDHPTAEEIYEEIVAERPHLSKATVYRNLNFLVESGRVLRVHVPHAPDRFDHTLMDHHHIHCSACGAVSDVALDISESIHASLLNGDASGYKIHGYDLIFNGLCPDCQKKKRG; encoded by the coding sequence ATGGAAACAGAAAAGAATCGTCGCAAGACTATACAGCGCCAGCTTGTCTACGATACTGTCTGTCGTCGTTGTGACCATCCGACGGCTGAAGAAATTTATGAAGAAATTGTGGCAGAACGACCACATCTGAGCAAAGCCACTGTCTACCGCAATTTGAATTTCCTTGTTGAAAGTGGACGGGTCCTCCGGGTACATGTCCCTCATGCCCCTGATAGGTTCGATCACACGCTGATGGATCATCACCATATACACTGTTCGGCGTGCGGCGCAGTCTCTGATGTTGCCCTTGACATATCTGAGAGCATCCACGCCAGTTTATTGAATGGAGATGCCAGTGGATATAAAATCCACGGATACGACCTGATATTCAACGGGTTATGTCCCGATTGTCAGAAAAAGAAAAGAGGCTGA